DNA from Nocardioides seonyuensis:
CACTCATGCGTCCGCGCTCCCGCCGGCGACGAGGTCGAGGAGGTACGACGTCAGCTCGTCGACGGTGTCGACGATCGCGTCCGGACCAGCGGCCTCCAGGGCAGCGCGCTCCCCGGCTCCCCAGGTCACCGCGATCGACCCCATGCCCGCCGCCTTCGCAGCAAGGACGTCGACGGTTGCGTCACCGACGTAGATGGCCGTGACGGGGTCGACCCCGATCCTGCGGGCGGCAGTGAGGAGTGGTTCGGGGTCCGGCTTGTGTGCCGTGGTGTCCTCCAGCGCACCCGCGACTTCGATGAGGCCCTCGATCCCCACGGCGGTGATGGCCAGCTGCGCGGTGTCGCGCCGCTTGCTCGTGACCACGTGCATCCGAGCACCCGCCGCACTGAGCGTGGTCAACATTTCCGGAACCCCGTCGTACCGTTCGATGAGGCGAGAGGTGTTGGCGAGGTTCCACTCCCGATAGGTGCGGTCCAGGTCGTGCCCGCGCTCCGGGTCCTCCTCGAGGAGAGCAGCCAGGAGCGGCCGACCGATCCACGCACGCGCCCGGGTGTCGTCGATCTCCTCACCCCGGACCTGGCGGAACGCGTGCTGGTAGCTCGCCACGATGAGGGGGATCGTGTTGGCGAGGGTGCCGTCCAGGTCGAACAGGATCGTCTTCACGTCCCCATCCTCGGCCATGGGGCCCACCATCCTCTTCGACGGTCGGCGGCGGGCGCGCGTGTCGACCTTGGCTAGTAGTCGCTGATCGACCTTGCGGCGAGCAGCCGACGGAAGGACGTCACCCGGTCGACGTCGGCCTCGCCCCGGGCGATCGCCTCATCGAGACCGCACTCGGGCTCGTCGATGCCGTGGGTGCACCCGCGTGGACAGTCCTCGG
Protein-coding regions in this window:
- a CDS encoding HAD family hydrolase, producing the protein MKTILFDLDGTLANTIPLIVASYQHAFRQVRGEEIDDTRARAWIGRPLLAALLEEDPERGHDLDRTYREWNLANTSRLIERYDGVPEMLTTLSAAGARMHVVTSKRRDTAQLAITAVGIEGLIEVAGALEDTTAHKPDPEPLLTAARRIGVDPVTAIYVGDATVDVLAAKAAGMGSIAVTWGAGERAALEAAGPDAIVDTVDELTSYLLDLVAGGSADA